The Cryptosporangium aurantiacum DNA window ACCAGGCCTGCTCCAGCGTCCCGTCGCGCAGCGACTCCACAGTGGTGCCCGCGTACACCGCGAGCTTCTCCGCGACCGGGTCGTACGACCAGAGCTGGTGAGTACCGGCCATCGCGACGACGACCGCGTTGATCGGCTCGTACCAGGCCACGTCCCACGGCGACGACAGCCGGGCGGCCAGCGGGTCGGCCGGGACGTCGACCGGGTCACCCGGAGCGCCCCGCCAGGTCTCACCGGTGCCCGCGACCGTTCGCACGGTGCCGTCGGCGAGCGAGACGGCTCGCAGCTGGTGGTTGACGGTGTCCGCGACCAGGACGTCGTAGCCGATCTTCTCCGCGATCGCGGCGGGCAACACGCAGACGCCCTGCGGCTCGGCGAACTGGGCAGTCTCGACGGTGCCGTCGACCGATCCCCGCACGCCCGTCCCGATCCGCCGCAGCACGGTCTCGCCGTCGGCGGCGAGCTCGACGATCGAGTGGTGCGCCGAGTCGCTGACCAGGAACGATCCGCCGGGCAGCAGCGCGATCTTGCCGGGGAACCGGAGTTCGGTGTCCTCCCGGGCGGTCTTCTCCGGCAGCACGCCGTCGGTGCGTAGCGTCCCCTTGGCCGTGTGCTGGTCGATCAGCTCACGGATCAGCCGGCGGAGCCCTTCCGCGTGCCCCTCGCCGGACATCGAGGCGACCAGGTACCCCTCGGGGTCCACGACGGCGAGCGTCGGCCAGGCCCGGGCGGCGTACTGCTGCCAGGTGATCAGCTCGGGGTCGTCGAGTACCGGATGCGGCACGTCGTACCGCTCGACCGCGGCCGCCAGGGCCTCCGGGTCACGTTCGTGCTCGAACTTCGGCGAGTGGACGCCGACCACGACGAGCTGGTCGCCGAACTCCTCCTCGACCGGACGCAGCTCCTCGAGGACGTGCAGGCAGTTGATGCAGCAGAACGTCCAGAAGTCGAGCAGCACGATCCGGCCGCGCAGGTCGGCCAGGGAGAGTTCGCGGCCGCCGGTGTTCAGCCAGCCGCGACCACGCAGCTCAGGAGCGCGGACGCGGAACCGGCGGGCGGAGTCGGTAGCAGTCACGCCACCAGTCTGCCCGCCGGTTCCGGGTTCGTCCGAGGCCGGGTGTCAGCCCTGCTTCCGCAGGCAGAGGACGTACTCGTCCTTGAAGTTGACGAACGCGTCGGTGGTGTCGGGCGGGCACGAGCCGTCCTCGACCTTCGTCGTATCGTCGACCCGGTCGATGATCTTGTAGGCGCCGTCCTCGCCGCAGTCGACGGGGACCGCACGGTCCTTGTCGCCGGACGCTTCGCGCTTGATGCACTTGCCGGTCGAGTAGTCGTTGCCGACGACTGCTCCGGCGGCCCAGAGCACGCCGCCGACACAGAGCACGAGCACGACGACCGCGGCGATCACGCCCCCGATGATCGGGCCGCGCTTGTACCAGGGCTTCTTCGGCGCGGTGGGCGCAGTGGGGGCGCCGCCGGGAGGTGTCGGGGCACCCGGCGGCCGCGGAGTGCCGGGAGGCGCGGTCGGGATGGGCCCGGTGGTGGGCGTGCCGGTGGGGCTCCAGGCGGGTTGGTGGCCGTAAGACTGCCCGGGCGGGGGCTGCGTGCCAGGCGGAGGCTGTGTGCCGGGGGGAGGCTGTGTACCTGGCGGCTGGCCGCCTGGGGGCTGGAATCCTGTGGGCTGCGGGCCCGAGGGCTGGGTGCCGGGCGGGCTCCAGCCCGGAGCGCCGGGCTGCGGCGGCGCGCCGTAGACGGTGCCGCCAGGGCCACCGCTGGTCGGTTGCTGGTGCGTGCCCGGCGTCGGCGGTGGCGCGCTCGGGGGCGCGGCCGGGCCCGGCTGAGCCTGCTGGGCCGGCGGCCCAGAGTGCGGCTGAGCCGCGGCTGGCGGTCCCGAGTGCGGCCGAGCCGCCGCGGGCGGTCCCGACTGCGGCTGGGTCGCAGGCGGTCCCGACTGATGGGCCGCGGGCGGTCCCGACTGCGGTGCGGCCGCGGCGGGCGGCCCTGACGGCGGTTGGGTGGCGGCTGGCGGTCCTGACTGCGGGCGAGCTGCGGCGGGTGGGGCCGAGTGCGGCTGGGCCGCCGCGGGCGGTCCCGACTGCGGTGCGGCCGCGGCGGGCGGCCCTGGTCGGGTCGGCGCGTGCGGGGCCGGAGACGCCGGCGCGGGCGGGCCGGACGACGGCTGCGCGGGCGACGGGGCTGCTGGGGGTGGACCGGCCGGAGACGGCTGGGCCGGGCTCGGGGGAGCCGACGTCGGCGTGGCGGCGGCCGGCGGCGGAGCTGCTTGCGGCGTCGAGGGATGCGACGCCGCGGGCGGCTGGGCTGCCGGCGGCGCGGCAGCCGGTGGCTGGGCCGCGGGTGGCTGGGCTGTGGGTGGGTGGGCCGCGGGCGCGGGCGACGTCGGGCGCGGCGGCGTGGTGATCGGCGTCGTCGCGCGCGAATCGTCCGCTGCGGGCGGCGGGATCACCTGCGTGGCCTCGGCCCCGTCCGGGTCGGCGGCCGGAGCCTCCGACGTCGGTTTCGCCGCGGACGGCGGGATCACCTGCGTGGCCTCCGGATCATCCGGTGCGGATTCGCGACCGGGCTCGCCCGGCGTCGGAGGGCCCGAGGTCGGCGCCCCGGAAGTCGGTGCGGCCGGCGCCGGGGCTCCGGATGTAGGCGCGCCGGACGGTGGTGCCTCCGGATCCCGCTCCGATGGGGACGGCGGCTCAGGTGGGCGACTGCCCTCGGTCATCGCGGCGACTCCTCCACCGGTGCGGATACGGTCCGAGACTGGGACGCTATCGGGTCAACCGGTGACAGGGTACGAACACCACAACTCCTGTCACACGCTGGCGCCCAATTACCCGCCGAGGACGTCGTTCCCGCCCGCGAATGCCGAAAGCCCGGTGCCGTTGTCGGCACCGGGCTTTGGGGTCGTGGGGGCGGCCACGACCGGTCGAGAATCGCGTCGGCGGGGTCAAGGCCCGCCGAGGCCGAATCAGCTCAGGGAGCTCTGCCGGCTCGCGATCTCGAGGATCTCGTCGCGCATCGTGCCTTCCGGCACCCGTGCCAGAACCCTCTCCAGGGCTCGGGCGCGGCGGTGCGCAGTGCGTCGCTCACGGAGCCTCTGGGCTAGCGTGGACACGGTACCGCCTTCTTTCCGTCGGTGTTTCGATCTGTACGCCTTCAATAATGCGCCCGATCACTGATTTATTCCAGGGAAATTACGGTGAGACACCCCACCGTCGGCGTGTCGGCGGGCTAACAGTACGAGCGTCCCGGTCATGATTTCGTCACGTCTACCATCGGCGGACTCCGCCGGACCTGAGCGATCCGAACCGCACACGGATATCGGCCCCTCCGCGGGCGCGCGGAGGGGCCGAGGTCAGAACGACGTCAGGACCAGGCGAGCGCCGTGCCTTCGGGGTCGGTGAGGAAACGCCCGATATCGGCGAGGAACCTCGAGCCGCCCTCCCCGTCGACGATCCGGTGGTCGAACGACAGCGCGAGCTGACACACCGCGCGCGGCTTGACGACACCCCGGTGCACCCAGGGACGCTCGGCGATCTGCCCCACGCAGAGGATCGCGGCCTCGCCCGGGTTGAGGATCGGCGTCCCGGCGTCCACCCCGAACACGCCGACGTTCGTGATCGTGAGCGTGCCGCCGGACAGATCAGCGGGTGGCGTCTTGCCGGACTTCGCGACGGTCACCAGCGAGTCGAGCGCCGACGCGAGCTCGGGCAGCGGCAGCCGACCGGCGTCCTTGATGTTCGGCACGATCAGTCCACGCGGGGTGGCGGCGGCGATGCCCAGGTTCACGTAGTCCTTGAGCACGATCTCGGCGCCGTCCGGACCGTCCACCCAGCTGGAGTTCAGCTCCGGACGCCGCCGCACGGCCAGCAGCACGGCCTTCGCCACCAGCAGCAGCGGCCCGACCCGGACGTCCGCGAACGCCGGGTTCGCCCGCAGGCGTCGGACCGCGCGCAGCGTCCGCGTGACGTCCACCGTGAGCCACTCGGTGACGTGCGGCGCGGTCGCCACGCTGGTGACCATCGCCTCCGCGGTCAGCTTCCGCACGCCGCGGACCGGTATCCGCTGCTCCCGCGCGTTCCCAGCTTCCGGGGCGGCCTGCGCCGGTTCCGCCGTGACGACCGAGGCGGACGCAGCGCGCTGCACGTCGTCGCGGCTGACCGTGCCGTCCGGGCCGGTCGCAGGGACGGTGGCCAGGTCGACGCCGAGGTCGCGGGCGAGTTTCCGCACCGGCGGCTTGGCCCGGGGACGGGTCGTCGACGCGGGGTGCGTTCGAGTGGCCGTGCTGACCGGAAGTGCGGTGACGGTGCCGGCTGCGGTCGCCGCCCGTTCGGCTGCCCTGCCCATCTCCAGACCGCCGTGCCGGACCGGCTTCGCACCGGCGGCGAGCGCGTCGGGGATCGTGGGAAGCAGCGGCAGCGTCTCGTCCGGTGCGGGTTCGGCCCGGTCGCCGGAGAGGCCCGCGCCGCCGATGGCCGGAGCGTTCTCCGGTTCGGGGGTGGCGCGGCGTGCGCGGCGGCGTGCGGGGCCGCTGCGGGGGCCGTACCCGACGAGAACCGGGGTACGGCCGCCGATCTCCGCGTCGGGTTCTGCGGACGGTGGCGCCTCGGAAATCGCCGCTGTCGTAGCGTCCGAATCAGCGTGGGAAGGGTCGTTCGACGGCGGGGAAGCCGCGCCCGGAGCAGTGTCGATCGCGATCAGGGGCGAACCGACCTCGACGGTGGCGCCCTCCTCGTGGTGGAGTGCGGTGACCACTCCGGCATACGGCGATGGGATCTCGACCGCGGCCTTGGCGGTCTCCACCTCGACGATCGGCTGGTTGAGCGTCACCGTGTCGCCGGGTGCCACGAGCCAGCGCAGGATCTCCCCGTCGGTCAGTCCTTCGCCGAGGTCTGGCAGGTCGAACGTGCGGATGTCCGCCATACCTTCTCCTAGAAGCCGAAAGACCGGTCGACCGCGTCGAGGACCCGGTCGAGGTCGGGCAGGTAGTCGTCCTCCAGCCGGGCCGGCGGGTACGGCGTGTCATAACCGGTCACCCGGAGCACCGGCGCCTCGAGCGAGTAGAAGCACCGCTCGGTGACCCGGGCCGCGATCTCCGCCCCGAGCCCCAGTGTGCCGGGAGCCTCGTGGACGACGATCAGCCGGCCGGTGCGCTCCACCGATGCGTACACCGCCTCCAGATCGAGCGGGGAGAGCGTGCGCAGGTCGATGACCTCGAGATCGCGGCCGTCCTCGGTCGCGGCCTCCGCGCTCTCCAGCAGCGTGCGGACCATCGGCCCGTACCCGACCAGCGTGGCGTCGGTGCCCGGCCGAACCACCCGGGCGGAGTGCAGCGGGTACCAGTCAGCGGGCGGGACTTCGTCCGGGACATCGCCCTTCTCCCAGTACCGGCGCTTCGGCTCGAAGAAGATCACCGGGTCGTCGGAGGCGACGGCCTGCTGGATCATCGTGTAACCGTCGGCCGGGTTCGAGCAGGTCACGACCTTCAGCCCGGCGGTGTGGACGAAATACGCCTCCGGCGATTCGCTGTGGTGCTCGACTGCGCCGATCCCCCCGCCGTACGGGATGCGGACGACGACCGGGAGCTTGACCTGGCCCTGTGACCGGTAGTGGATCTTCGCGAGCTGGCTGACGATCTGGTCGTAGGCCGGGTACACGAACCCGTCGAACTGGATCTCGCAGATCGGCCGGTACCCACGCATCGCCAGGCCGATCGCGGTGCCGATGATCCCGGACTCGGCGAGCGGGGTGTCGATCACCCGATGCTCTCCGAAGTCCTTCTGCAGACCGTCGGTGACGCGGAAGACGCCGCCGAGGCGCCCCACGTCCTCTCCCATGATCAGCGTCTTCGAATCGGTGTCCAGCGCGGTCCGCAGTCCCGCGTTCAACGCCTTGGCCAGCGACATCGACGTCATCGACGGCTCCCTTCCCGGCCGGGGACGGTACTCCGCTCGGTTTCGGCGTCAGAAGCTAGGAATTCCGACTGATAGGCGCGGAAGGTTTCCTGTTGCTGTTGCAGCACGTGGTGTTCACCGGCGTAGACGTGGTCGAACAGGCTGTCCGGGTCCGGATCGGGCAGGTCGAGGCAGCCGGCTCTGACCCGCGCCGCCAGCGCGTCGGCTTCGGCATCGACCTCGTCGAAGAAGCCCTGATCGGCGACCTGCTGACGAATGAGGAACGACCGAAGACGCTCGATCGGGTCGCGAAGCCGCCACTCCTCGAGCTCGGCGGCGATGCGGTAGCGGCTCGGGTCGTCGGACGTGGTGTGCGCGCCCATCCGGTACGTGAACGCCTCGATGAACGCGGGCCCCTGACCGTGCCGGGCGTCGTCCAGCGCGCGGCGAGTGACCGCGTACGTGGCCAGCACGTCGTTGCCGTCGACCCGGACGCCGGGAAAACCGAACCCGGCGGCTCGCTGGTAGAGCGGCACCCGGGTCTGCCGGTCGGTGGGTGCGGAGATCGCGTACTGGTTGTTCTGGCAGAAGAAGACGACCGGCGCGGTGAACGCTGCGGCCCAGACGAACGCCTCGTTGACGTCGCCCTGGCTGGTCGCGCCGTCGCCCAGGTAAGCGATCACCGCCTGGCCGTCCTCGCCGCCGACCCGGCCGTCCTTCTGGACACCCATCGCGTAGCCGGTCGCGTGCAGGCACTGCGCGCCGATGACGATCGCGTACATCGCGAAGTTGTGGGCGTGCGGGTCGGCGGCACCGAGGTCGACGCCGCGGAACATCCGCAGCGCGTGCAGCGGGTCGACTCCCCGGCACCAGGCGACGCCGTGTTCCCGGTAGGTCGGGAACGCCATGTCCTGCGGGCGGAGCGCGCGGCCGGAGCCGATCTGCGCCGCCTCCTGGCCGAGCAGGGACGCCCACAGGCCGAGTTGA harbors:
- a CDS encoding NHL domain-containing thioredoxin family protein, yielding MTATDSARRFRVRAPELRGRGWLNTGGRELSLADLRGRIVLLDFWTFCCINCLHVLEELRPVEEEFGDQLVVVGVHSPKFEHERDPEALAAAVERYDVPHPVLDDPELITWQQYAARAWPTLAVVDPEGYLVASMSGEGHAEGLRRLIRELIDQHTAKGTLRTDGVLPEKTAREDTELRFPGKIALLPGGSFLVSDSAHHSIVELAADGETVLRRIGTGVRGSVDGTVETAQFAEPQGVCVLPAAIAEKIGYDVLVADTVNHQLRAVSLADGTVRTVAGTGETWRGAPGDPVDVPADPLAARLSSPWDVAWYEPINAVVVAMAGTHQLWSYDPVAEKLAVYAGTTVESLRDGTLEQAWFAQPSGLASDGTKLWIADSESSALRWIEDGEVHTAVGKGLFDFGAMDGPAADALFQHPLGVAVLPDGSVAVCDTYNNAVRRYDPVTNEVSTLATGVAEPSGAVVADGTLVVVESAAHRVVRPIPPGTMSSVAQVDGTRHRTKRPPVELSPGPIRVEVVFEPPAGQKLDDRYGPSTRLEISANPPALLADGLGVTTDLERQIVLAAARDEAEPTADGDGVLQVIAHAASCDVEGPNPACHLSRQDWGIPIRLVPGAPTELVLMLRGVTP
- a CDS encoding LppU/SCO3897 family protein, whose amino-acid sequence is MIAAVVVLVLCVGGVLWAAGAVVGNDYSTGKCIKREASGDKDRAVPVDCGEDGAYKIIDRVDDTTKVEDGSCPPDTTDAFVNFKDEYVLCLRKQG
- a CDS encoding dihydrolipoamide acetyltransferase family protein; the protein is MADIRTFDLPDLGEGLTDGEILRWLVAPGDTVTLNQPIVEVETAKAAVEIPSPYAGVVTALHHEEGATVEVGSPLIAIDTAPGAASPPSNDPSHADSDATTAAISEAPPSAEPDAEIGGRTPVLVGYGPRSGPARRRARRATPEPENAPAIGGAGLSGDRAEPAPDETLPLLPTIPDALAAGAKPVRHGGLEMGRAAERAATAAGTVTALPVSTATRTHPASTTRPRAKPPVRKLARDLGVDLATVPATGPDGTVSRDDVQRAASASVVTAEPAQAAPEAGNAREQRIPVRGVRKLTAEAMVTSVATAPHVTEWLTVDVTRTLRAVRRLRANPAFADVRVGPLLLVAKAVLLAVRRRPELNSSWVDGPDGAEIVLKDYVNLGIAAATPRGLIVPNIKDAGRLPLPELASALDSLVTVAKSGKTPPADLSGGTLTITNVGVFGVDAGTPILNPGEAAILCVGQIAERPWVHRGVVKPRAVCQLALSFDHRIVDGEGGSRFLADIGRFLTDPEGTALAWS
- a CDS encoding alpha-ketoacid dehydrogenase subunit beta, which encodes MTSMSLAKALNAGLRTALDTDSKTLIMGEDVGRLGGVFRVTDGLQKDFGEHRVIDTPLAESGIIGTAIGLAMRGYRPICEIQFDGFVYPAYDQIVSQLAKIHYRSQGQVKLPVVVRIPYGGGIGAVEHHSESPEAYFVHTAGLKVVTCSNPADGYTMIQQAVASDDPVIFFEPKRRYWEKGDVPDEVPPADWYPLHSARVVRPGTDATLVGYGPMVRTLLESAEAATEDGRDLEVIDLRTLSPLDLEAVYASVERTGRLIVVHEAPGTLGLGAEIAARVTERCFYSLEAPVLRVTGYDTPYPPARLEDDYLPDLDRVLDAVDRSFGF
- the pdhA gene encoding pyruvate dehydrogenase (acetyl-transferring) E1 component subunit alpha, which codes for MSESVPDNPRPLGEAAVAERGFVQLLTPEGERVHDSDYDVDLSDAEYRGFFRDLVLVRRVDAEATALQRQGQLGLWASLLGQEAAQIGSGRALRPQDMAFPTYREHGVAWCRGVDPLHALRMFRGVDLGAADPHAHNFAMYAIVIGAQCLHATGYAMGVQKDGRVGGEDGQAVIAYLGDGATSQGDVNEAFVWAAAFTAPVVFFCQNNQYAISAPTDRQTRVPLYQRAAGFGFPGVRVDGNDVLATYAVTRRALDDARHGQGPAFIEAFTYRMGAHTTSDDPSRYRIAAELEEWRLRDPIERLRSFLIRQQVADQGFFDEVDAEADALAARVRAGCLDLPDPDPDSLFDHVYAGEHHVLQQQQETFRAYQSEFLASDAETERSTVPGREGSRR